The Streptomyces sp. NBC_01689 genome includes a window with the following:
- a CDS encoding IS5 family transposase (programmed frameshift), with translation MGRGTWSWIVPDGLWEIAEPLIPPSKVRPQGGGTQDTPDETLFAAIIYVLVSGCAWRALPPCFGISKSTAHRRFLIWSRAGVWGRLHEEILHRLDDAGLLDLSRVVLDSAHVRAKKGGELTGPSPVDRGKPGSKMHVLSDANGLPTVVGLSAANTHDSLALKPMIMGHQTRHDPHRGRYFKPRRLHADKAYDIPHLRKWLWGKHIGVRIARKGVESSERLGRRRWVIERTMSWLTGYRRLNHRYERHPRNYLAFLGLAAALCCYKKLVRLTT, from the exons ATGGGGCGGGGTACGTGGAGTTGGATTGTTCCGGACGGGTTGTGGGAGATCGCGGAGCCGCTGATCCCGCCGTCGAAGGTGCGGCCGCAGGGCGGCGGTACGCAGGACACGCCTGATGAGACGCTGTTCGCGGCGATCATCTATGTGCTGGTCAGCGGGTGCGCCTGGCGGGCTCTGCCGCCGTGCTTCGGGATATCGAAGTCGACCGCGCACCGTCGGTTCCTGATCTGGTCGCGGGCGGGTGTGTGGGGCCGGCTGCACGAGGAGATCCTGCACCGCCTGGACGACGCCGGTCTGCTCGACCTCTCCCGAGTCGTCCTCGACTCCGCTCATGTGCGGGCGAAAAAAG GGGGCGAACTCACAGGTCCGAGTCCCGTGGACCGGGGCAAGCCGGGTTCCAAGATGCACGTTCTGTCGGACGCGAACGGACTGCCCACCGTCGTCGGCCTCTCGGCAGCCAACACCCACGACAGCCTCGCCCTCAAGCCCATGATCATGGGTCACCAAACGAGACACGACCCCCACCGTGGCCGGTACTTCAAGCCCCGACGTCTCCACGCAGACAAGGCCTACGACATCCCCCACCTGCGAAAATGGCTGTGGGGAAAGCACATCGGTGTCCGTATCGCCCGCAAGGGAGTCGAGTCCAGCGAACGATTGGGGCGCCGACGCTGGGTCATCGAACGGACCATGTCCTGGCTGACCGGCTACCGCAGACTCAACCACCGTTACGAACGCCACCCCCGCAACTACCTGGCCTTTCTCGGCCTTGCTGCCGCCCTCTGCTGCTACAAAAAGCTCGTTCGCCTCACCACGTAG
- a CDS encoding ATP-grasp domain-containing protein, whose protein sequence is MPEFQVAVVDAFGATSGFAAAFGAVGGGVIQVQSTVDLLPGVTPVDPAKFSHTVVHDGDTDALTEKIAALRPRAVLAGRESGVELADLLSERLGLPSNGTELSTARRDKFTQIERIRSCGLPAMRQIRTDDETELQAWHRQVGGPVVVKPLRSGGGDGVRFCDSPEESAIALAQVRNRTSSLGEPISHVVAQEYLVGAEYIVNTVSCEGQHQVTDVWSTDRITANGVRDLVVAQVLLPADDSVTGELVPFAHQVLDALGIRYGAAHLEIKLTPDGPRLVEAGARPSGLPYFVADVIGEGQLEWSVDAFVRPDRFRARVGRAYQRRSAFAWAALASPVSGRLVRYCALDEVRRLESFDDLTVIVKPGEVITATTWDLEYPVTLTLRHSVDAVLGRDLNTLRFLDGAGMYEIIPG, encoded by the coding sequence GTGCCTGAGTTCCAGGTGGCTGTCGTTGACGCTTTCGGGGCTACCTCCGGCTTCGCGGCCGCCTTCGGTGCAGTCGGCGGAGGCGTGATCCAGGTGCAGAGCACGGTTGATCTGCTTCCCGGCGTCACTCCCGTCGACCCGGCGAAGTTCAGCCACACCGTCGTCCACGACGGAGATACCGATGCCCTTACCGAGAAGATCGCGGCCCTGCGGCCGCGCGCTGTGCTCGCAGGCCGCGAATCGGGGGTGGAACTCGCCGATCTGCTCTCCGAGCGGCTGGGTCTGCCGTCCAACGGCACCGAGCTCAGCACGGCTCGGCGGGACAAATTCACGCAGATCGAACGCATCAGATCCTGCGGTCTTCCCGCCATGCGGCAGATCCGAACCGACGACGAAACCGAGCTACAGGCATGGCACCGGCAGGTGGGGGGTCCGGTCGTGGTCAAGCCGCTCCGTAGCGGCGGCGGCGACGGGGTGCGATTCTGCGACTCTCCCGAGGAGTCGGCTATCGCCCTGGCCCAGGTCAGGAACCGCACATCCTCCCTCGGCGAACCGATCAGCCACGTGGTCGCCCAGGAGTACCTGGTCGGTGCGGAGTACATCGTGAACACCGTCAGCTGCGAAGGCCAGCACCAGGTCACCGACGTGTGGAGTACCGACCGCATCACCGCGAACGGCGTCAGAGACCTGGTGGTCGCGCAGGTCCTGCTCCCGGCCGACGATTCCGTGACCGGCGAATTGGTGCCCTTCGCCCACCAGGTGCTGGACGCGCTGGGGATTCGCTACGGTGCGGCGCATCTTGAGATCAAGTTGACGCCCGACGGTCCGCGATTGGTCGAAGCCGGCGCCCGCCCCTCCGGGCTCCCCTACTTCGTTGCGGACGTCATAGGTGAGGGCCAACTCGAGTGGTCGGTCGATGCTTTCGTCCGGCCCGACCGCTTTCGGGCCCGCGTCGGCAGGGCATATCAGCGGCGCAGCGCGTTCGCCTGGGCGGCCCTGGCCTCCCCTGTCTCCGGTCGCCTGGTGCGGTACTGCGCCCTCGACGAGGTCAGGCGTCTTGAGAGCTTCGATGATCTGACCGTGATCGTCAAACCGGGGGAAGTCATCACTGCGACCACGTGGGATCTGGAGTACCCCGTCACCCTGACGTTGCGTCACTCTGTGGACGCCGTGCTGGGGCGTGACCTGAACACCCTGCGCTTCCTGGACGGCGCGGGAATGTACGAGATCATCCCGGGCTGA
- a CDS encoding alpha/beta fold hydrolase, translated as MNDVTVRPAANRPTIVLVHGAFADSSSWNGVIGHLRKAGYPVLAPANPLRGLASDAAYIASVVDSVEGPVVLAGHSYGGAVISEAAAGQTRVKALVFIAAFIPERGESALELSNRFPGSTLASALNAVPFPTPDGGTGTDLYIKTDKFHDQFAADVPHTATDLMATTQRPIAAAALEEGANATAWQSIPTWSLVATADYNIPPASQRFMSERANASTVELDASHAVSVSKPLAVARLIEDAAESTR; from the coding sequence ATGAACGACGTCACTGTCCGTCCCGCCGCGAACCGACCCACGATCGTGCTCGTGCACGGCGCGTTCGCGGACTCTTCCAGTTGGAACGGTGTCATAGGGCACCTGCGGAAGGCGGGGTATCCGGTGCTGGCACCGGCCAACCCACTGCGAGGCCTGGCCAGTGATGCCGCGTACATCGCCAGCGTGGTGGACAGCGTGGAAGGCCCCGTCGTGCTCGCTGGCCACTCCTACGGCGGCGCCGTGATCAGCGAGGCTGCTGCAGGGCAGACAAGGGTCAAGGCACTCGTGTTCATCGCTGCTTTCATTCCTGAGAGGGGCGAGAGCGCCCTGGAACTGTCGAACAGGTTCCCCGGGAGCACGCTCGCCTCGGCGCTCAACGCCGTTCCTTTCCCGACGCCTGACGGCGGAACCGGGACCGACCTCTACATCAAGACCGACAAGTTCCACGACCAGTTCGCCGCAGACGTGCCGCACACCGCCACCGACCTGATGGCGACCACGCAGCGGCCGATCGCCGCCGCAGCCCTGGAGGAGGGAGCCAACGCGACCGCCTGGCAATCGATCCCCACCTGGAGCCTGGTCGCCACCGCGGACTACAACATCCCGCCGGCCTCTCAGCGGTTCATGTCCGAGCGCGCCAACGCCAGCACCGTGGAACTCGATGCCTCCCACGCCGTCTCGGTCTCCAAGCCCTTGGCGGTCGCCCGCCTCATCGAGGACGCGGCCGAGAGCACCCGATAG
- a CDS encoding PLD nuclease N-terminal domain-containing protein, with protein sequence MARKRVGPVSAAHTRAGAPGTARHPMTSVLVYAIYLIVAALYVYALIDCFRTPTANIRLLPKAGWLIIMVLFPILGAITWRNLGTRSVSVRN encoded by the coding sequence ATGGCCAGGAAGAGAGTGGGGCCAGTCAGTGCCGCACACACGCGGGCAGGCGCCCCAGGCACAGCAAGGCATCCAATGACCTCAGTACTGGTCTATGCAATCTACCTAATAGTTGCAGCGTTGTACGTTTACGCCCTAATTGATTGCTTCAGGACACCTACGGCGAACATCCGCTTGCTACCCAAGGCCGGATGGCTGATCATCATGGTCCTATTCCCGATTTTGGGCGCAATCACTTGGCGCAATCTGGGCACGCGCTCCGTCTCGGTGAGGAACTGA
- a CDS encoding ATP-dependent DNA ligase gives MSVALAQPVPALPTGAGWVFEMKVDGHRTVMWRTDGGVRLQARSGRDVTAVWGDLALASLALPPGTVLDGEAVIVTEDGRISFEAAQGRAASSPSRARLLASRRPAHYIVWDALQLPLPFGDVRARPYRERRAALLDVLSALPANSPIQAVSATNDRHMALTWYNTLQGQGVDGLVAKRAASPYRAGRSSAWQKIRHAETVDAEVVGYTGPAARPRALAVQLPDGRTALTQRLATPLAARIGRLLAAAGPGPTGRTSAGLPYTAVPHGTAVVEIAAGTTRHAVVTATRLRGP, from the coding sequence GTGTCCGTTGCCCTCGCCCAGCCTGTTCCGGCACTGCCGACCGGGGCGGGGTGGGTGTTCGAGATGAAGGTCGACGGGCATCGCACGGTCATGTGGCGGACCGATGGCGGGGTGCGGCTGCAGGCCCGCTCGGGACGTGACGTCACCGCGGTGTGGGGCGACCTCGCCCTCGCCAGCCTGGCGCTCCCGCCCGGGACCGTCCTCGACGGGGAAGCCGTCATCGTCACCGAGGACGGCCGGATCAGCTTCGAGGCCGCGCAGGGCCGGGCCGCATCCTCACCATCCCGAGCCCGCCTCCTGGCCAGCCGGCGCCCCGCGCACTACATAGTCTGGGACGCCCTGCAGCTGCCCCTGCCCTTCGGAGACGTTCGTGCGCGCCCGTACCGCGAGAGGCGCGCCGCCCTCCTCGATGTCCTGTCCGCACTGCCCGCCAACTCGCCGATCCAGGCCGTGTCCGCCACCAACGACCGGCACATGGCGCTCACCTGGTACAACACCCTCCAGGGCCAGGGAGTCGACGGGCTTGTCGCGAAACGCGCCGCCTCCCCATACCGCGCCGGCCGCAGCAGCGCGTGGCAGAAGATCCGGCACGCGGAAACCGTCGACGCCGAGGTCGTCGGCTATACCGGCCCAGCCGCACGGCCCCGCGCCCTGGCCGTCCAACTCCCCGACGGACGAACCGCACTGACCCAGAGACTCGCCACGCCACTCGCCGCGCGGATCGGCCGGCTCCTGGCGGCCGCCGGGCCGGGACCGACAGGGCGCACCAGCGCCGGTCTGCCCTACACCGCCGTTCCCCACGGAACGGCGGTCGTCGAAATCGCGGCGGGAACCACCCGGCACGCCGTCGTGACCGCTACCCGGCTACGCGGCCCGTGA
- a CDS encoding transposase family protein, with translation MLVYPSGVDVSSSALRFLTQQFRQHRRTIGSRRRRLSAGRQALLTLAHLRMGHTYAQLAAGFGVGTTTAYRYVTEAVELLAALASGLADAVRTASVKAYLILDGTLLPIDRMAADRPFYSGKHKKHGMNVQVIADPFGRLRWASPALPGAVHDIRAAREHGIVDALAQADIPCWADKGYRGAGGAVRIPCWGRWETLSAGQKAVNRSHAKIRALVEQAVATLKSWRLLRKLRCSTTRITKLVQAVLTLHLTSSE, from the coding sequence GTGCTTGTCTACCCGTCGGGCGTCGACGTGTCCAGCTCCGCCCTCCGCTTCCTCACGCAGCAGTTCCGGCAGCACCGCCGTACGATCGGCTCCCGCCGGCGGCGCCTGAGCGCCGGCCGCCAGGCTCTGCTCACACTCGCCCACCTGCGGATGGGGCACACGTATGCCCAGCTTGCGGCCGGGTTCGGCGTCGGCACCACGACGGCCTACCGCTATGTCACCGAGGCTGTCGAGCTCCTGGCCGCTCTCGCCTCCGGCCTGGCCGACGCGGTGAGGACCGCATCGGTGAAGGCGTATCTGATCCTGGACGGCACGCTCCTGCCGATCGACCGCATGGCTGCAGACCGGCCGTTCTACTCCGGCAAACACAAGAAGCATGGGATGAACGTGCAGGTCATCGCCGACCCTTTCGGCCGACTGCGGTGGGCCTCACCGGCCCTGCCCGGCGCCGTCCACGACATCCGCGCGGCTCGCGAACACGGCATCGTCGACGCCCTCGCCCAAGCCGACATCCCATGCTGGGCCGACAAGGGTTACCGAGGTGCCGGCGGCGCGGTCCGCATCCCGTGCTGGGGACGGTGGGAGACCCTCTCCGCAGGCCAGAAGGCGGTGAACCGGTCCCACGCAAAGATCCGGGCCCTCGTCGAGCAGGCCGTCGCCACCCTCAAGTCCTGGCGGCTCCTCCGCAAACTCCGGTGCTCGACCACCCGGA